The Candidatus Paceibacterota bacterium sequence TCTGAAATGAATACTGTGTGCCTGAAACCTGGCCATACTGGTTTGAAGCTACAAGACGGAAATAGTAAGTCGTATTTGTCTTCAACCCTGTGATAAGGGCTGGGGTTGGTATTGGTGTAAAGCCTGAACCGACTGATTGGGTGGATGTTTTATTTCCAAGGTTAACTGAAGTACCAAATTCAAACCAATAGTTCGTGAAGGCTCCGTTTGGGGTGACAAGACCTGTGATAGTCGCCGCGGTGTCGGAAGGAAAGGCTGTAAGGCCAGTTATCACTACAGGGGCCCCGGCTACCGTCTGAGTTGTTACGGTATTAGTTTGAACTGTGTTTCCCGAATAATTTGCCGAGTTGCTACCTGCTGGGTATGCAGGAGTCGACGTGGCATTGGTAGGTATCGAATTTTGATTTTGGCTGACGAAGAAGATACCCCCTGCAAGTAAGATCAAAACAATGATTATTACCAAGATTGTTGATGTTTTAGTCATAAATTTATAAGGTTAATTCCTACTAATTATTAATAGCCCCACTGCTGATACAGCCGTTATAATGAGGAAAACATTACACCGCTTGAAACCATTAAAAAACCACCTCTTTAAGGTGGTGGTCTTTTAACAAACTTTTTTTAGTTAGTTTAAAGTGTGAAAGGTTGACTGTGAAGTGACGGACTCGTTGCCCATACCATCTCTTACGTAAACTACGTAATAGTAGATTGTATTAGGTTGTAAATTTACCAAGCCTGCACTAAACGAAGTCTGTAGACTAGTACTAACAGTAAGGGCAGATCCGGAGATAGTCACTGGAGTGTTGGCACTTGCTTCTATCATGTTGAGTGGAGAAGTATTGTAGTACACTATCCCTGCTGCGCCTTTATTTGTAGCCCAATTGAGTAAGGCTGTATTCCTTGAAACACTGATGCCTAAATTACTAATAACTGGCGCTGTTCTGTTGGAACCAATTGTATTGCCACCCATCTGGGCATTCAAAGCTACCAAAGTAATAGGCCCGACACGTCCGACAGCAGGAATATTATTTCGGCTTTGGAAATTTGAGACCGCTCTCTGGGTTAGGCTGCCGAAGTAACCTGTCACAAGACCTTGAGGATATAGACTGACGTCTTCTGCTAGAAAGGTCTGCAGAGAAGAGACATCGTTTCCTGTTGACCCGACGTCTAACTGGCGAGTAAGCGTATCAGCAAATGCTGCAATGGGAAGAGTCCCAAGAACAAAAGCTGCTACCATTAAAGTTTTTTTCATATTTTTATTATTATTTTATTTGTTGCTAATGAGTTAACCCGATTATTGAAGGAGTCTC is a genomic window containing:
- a CDS encoding peptidoglycan-binding protein, with the protein product MKKTLMVAAFVLGTLPIAAFADTLTRQLDVGSTGNDVSSLQTFLAEDVSLYPQGLVTGYFGSLTQRAVSNFQSRNNIPAVGRVGPITLVALNAQMGGNTIGSNRTAPVISNLGISVSRNTALLNWATNKGAAGIVYYNTSPLNMIEASANTPVTISGSALTVSTSLQTSFSAGLVNLQPNTIYYYVVYVRDGMGNESVTSQSTFHTLN